A window from Candidatus Tectomicrobia bacterium encodes these proteins:
- a CDS encoding GNAT family N-acetyltransferase, whose translation MKTIKGRKKEDPDLESGVGILSRKSGALRVEAVTDYETFLQLRQAWGRLEKESGLDHPFLTFEWIQTWWECFGAGKELHVLLVKEKDRLRAIAPLMRSTVKRYGIPVQRLGFLYNPHTPRCDFLAAKGANGIWRAVWQYLRGNQDMWDVLELCQLPPESEALPEIRNQAGSDEFLSGTWGGEKSPYLPIGTRNGYPEGPSRKEEKRLRNCFNRVRRLGEPELEIIPGGENMGKALEDGFQIEAAAWKGKAGTAISSDPAVCLFYRKLAERAAGKGWLRLHFLSVAQRRIAFGYSLCYRGKLYLLKPGYDPAYASCSPSMLLVSLTLRNALAEGIEEYDMLGTDDEWKLKWTNKLRPHTWLFVYPRTPRGVLLHRLKFGLIPRIREFVSRIAFTTGRGSSGPPN comes from the coding sequence ATGAAAACCATTAAAGGACGGAAGAAGGAAGATCCGGATCTAGAAAGCGGCGTCGGGATTCTCTCTCGTAAAAGCGGCGCGCTCAGGGTTGAGGCCGTCACCGATTACGAGACGTTTCTCCAACTGAGGCAGGCGTGGGGCCGGCTGGAGAAAGAGTCTGGACTGGACCATCCGTTCTTGACCTTCGAGTGGATTCAAACCTGGTGGGAGTGCTTTGGCGCCGGGAAGGAGCTTCACGTCCTCCTCGTGAAGGAAAAGGATAGGCTGAGGGCCATCGCGCCGCTGATGCGGAGCACGGTGAAGAGGTACGGCATTCCCGTGCAGCGGCTCGGCTTCCTCTACAATCCCCACACCCCGCGGTGCGATTTCCTGGCGGCGAAAGGCGCGAACGGGATCTGGCGGGCCGTCTGGCAATACCTGCGGGGCAACCAAGACATGTGGGACGTGCTGGAGCTCTGCCAGCTTCCGCCTGAAAGCGAGGCCCTGCCGGAAATACGGAACCAGGCCGGCTCGGATGAATTCCTCTCCGGGACCTGGGGGGGGGAGAAATCTCCCTATCTGCCCATCGGGACGAGGAACGGCTATCCGGAAGGGCCGAGCAGGAAGGAAGAGAAAAGGCTGCGGAATTGCTTCAACCGGGTCCGCAGGCTGGGCGAGCCGGAGCTCGAAATCATCCCGGGCGGAGAGAATATGGGAAAGGCGCTGGAAGACGGCTTTCAGATCGAGGCGGCGGCCTGGAAGGGAAAAGCCGGCACCGCCATCTCCTCCGACCCCGCGGTGTGCCTCTTCTACCGAAAGCTGGCAGAGCGGGCGGCCGGGAAAGGATGGCTCCGTCTTCACTTCCTGTCCGTCGCGCAGCGCAGAATCGCCTTTGGATACTCCCTCTGCTACAGAGGCAAGCTCTACCTGCTCAAGCCTGGATATGACCCCGCCTACGCCAGCTGCTCTCCCTCCATGCTGCTCGTTTCACTGACCCTTCGGAATGCCTTGGCGGAGGGGATCGAGGAGTACGACATGCTCGGCACGGACGATGAGTGGAAGCTCAAGTGGACGAACAAGCTGCGGCCTCACACGTGGCTGTTCGTCTACCCGAGGACCCCGCGAGGCGTCCTTCTCCACAGGCTCAAATTCGGGCTGATCCCCCGAATCCGGGAATTCGTCTCGAGAATCGCCTTCACCACGGGCCGGGGTTCATCTGGACCGCCCAACTAA
- a CDS encoding class I SAM-dependent methyltransferase: MAIEQAKRNAGRHDWRGWYLNFLNQPLAQRSRGFHAISEGEMAMTAELIASFLDLDPSADIVLDVGCDSAVVSRFVARRCRRFAGVNFIPAMLIEADRQNAAASRYPAWFAAADGRLLPFPAGVFSKAYCSDMMHTLPNHEDALKLIRELLRVCRPGGEALVTSIPDVHKKFQGKLLALRRARWNEKWRVMLHLLIPRPAIRIMRRLFRLKPRYDLEYLEFDLDKMKKQLDAEGLRCDILDFPTDYWSEDYRLTRSNLLIRIPPDSAGRTPAPRSNPPRFVPPPPAPKETLF, translated from the coding sequence GTGGCGATCGAACAAGCAAAAAGAAACGCGGGGAGGCATGACTGGCGCGGCTGGTACTTGAATTTCCTCAACCAGCCGCTGGCGCAGCGGTCGAGAGGCTTCCATGCCATCTCGGAAGGAGAGATGGCCATGACCGCGGAATTGATCGCCTCTTTCCTCGATTTGGATCCGAGCGCGGACATCGTCCTGGACGTCGGCTGCGACAGCGCAGTCGTCAGCCGTTTTGTCGCACGCCGCTGCCGGCGCTTCGCGGGAGTGAATTTCATACCCGCGATGCTGATCGAGGCCGACCGGCAGAACGCCGCCGCCTCCCGCTATCCGGCATGGTTCGCGGCGGCGGACGGCCGCCTCCTCCCCTTCCCGGCGGGCGTCTTTAGCAAGGCCTACTGCTCCGACATGATGCACACGCTTCCGAATCACGAGGACGCGCTGAAGCTGATCCGGGAATTGCTCCGGGTGTGCCGGCCCGGGGGCGAAGCGCTTGTTACGAGCATCCCCGACGTCCATAAGAAGTTTCAGGGAAAATTGCTGGCTTTGCGGAGGGCGAGGTGGAATGAGAAGTGGAGGGTCATGCTTCATCTCCTGATCCCGCGGCCCGCGATACGCATCATGCGCCGGCTCTTTCGGCTAAAACCCCGGTATGATCTGGAATATTTGGAATTCGATCTTGATAAAATGAAAAAGCAGCTGGATGCGGAAGGTCTGCGATGCGATATCCTTGATTTTCCAACGGATTATTGGAGCGAGGATTACCGCCTCACGCGCTCCAATCTTCTCATCCGCATCCCACCCGATTCGGCTGGTCGCACGCCCGCCCCCCGTTCAAACCCTCCGAGATTCGTGCCGCCCCCGCCTGCGCCAAAAGAAACTTTGTTCTAA
- a CDS encoding GNAT family N-acetyltransferase has translation MKPAWDRLAEESDVSHPFLTFEWVQTWWECFGEGKELHILLVKNNGKLKAIAPLMRSTEKKYGVSVRQLGLIYNPHTPRCDFLVARDAKGVYPAVWRHLWSHRSEWDVLALCQLPSDSRTLLKFRRYASAGRFPAGIWEGEKSPYLLIGTPNGYPDGTCRKEEKNLKNRFNRLQKLGQPDLEVITQADATLNDGLRLEAAAWKAGSGTAIVSDPAVCAFYSKLAERAALRGWLRLYFLSVRNRRIAFTYSLCYKQRLFLLKPGYDPDCAQYAPSRLLLSLTLRNALARDITEYDLLGSDDEWKLKWTNEVRPHSWLFIYPRTPRGFLLHGLKFGLLRRICKMPSAFF, from the coding sequence TTGAAGCCGGCCTGGGACCGGCTGGCGGAGGAGTCGGACGTGAGCCACCCTTTCTTGACTTTCGAGTGGGTCCAGACCTGGTGGGAATGCTTTGGCGAGGGGAAGGAGCTTCATATCCTCCTCGTGAAGAATAACGGGAAGCTAAAGGCCATCGCGCCCCTGATGCGCAGCACGGAGAAGAAGTACGGCGTATCCGTGCGGCAGCTCGGCCTCATCTACAACCCCCACACCCCCCGGTGCGACTTCCTTGTGGCGAGGGATGCGAAGGGCGTCTATCCGGCGGTTTGGCGGCACCTCTGGAGCCACAGGAGCGAGTGGGATGTGCTGGCACTCTGCCAGCTTCCGTCCGATTCAAGGACGCTCCTGAAGTTCCGGAGATATGCCTCCGCGGGGCGGTTCCCGGCGGGAATCTGGGAGGGGGAAAAGTCCCCCTACCTGCTCATCGGGACCCCGAACGGTTATCCGGACGGAACCTGCCGGAAAGAAGAGAAAAACCTGAAGAATCGATTCAACCGGCTTCAAAAGCTGGGGCAGCCGGATCTCGAGGTGATTACTCAGGCGGATGCAACTCTCAACGACGGCCTGCGGCTCGAGGCGGCGGCCTGGAAGGCGGGGAGCGGGACCGCGATAGTCTCCGATCCGGCGGTTTGCGCTTTTTACAGCAAGCTGGCCGAGCGGGCCGCGCTTCGGGGATGGTTGCGCCTTTATTTCCTGAGCGTCAGGAACCGCCGCATCGCCTTCACCTACTCGCTTTGCTACAAGCAAAGACTTTTTTTGCTCAAGCCGGGTTACGATCCGGACTGCGCGCAATACGCGCCTTCCAGGCTGCTTCTTTCGTTGACGCTGCGGAATGCCCTGGCCCGGGATATCACCGAATATGATCTGCTCGGCTCGGATGACGAGTGGAAGCTGAAATGGACGAACGAGGTGCGGCCGCATTCATGGCTGTTCATCTACCCGAGGACCCCGCGGGGGTTTCTGCTCCACGGGCTGAAATTCGGGCTCCTTCGCCGAATTTGCAAAATGCCTTCTGCATTTTTCTAG
- a CDS encoding Gfo/Idh/MocA family oxidoreductase, with protein sequence MATREIGIILHGATGGIGSFQHLRNSLAPIRAEGGLPAGGDTIMPKPLLAGRNAERLAAVAAENGGLDWTTDLDAALRNPEYPVFFDAAATHLRFGLLKRAIEAGKHIYAEKPVAPTAEDGLALLRAAEARGLKHGAVEDKLFLPGFRKLHRLVDSGFFGRIIGFRIEFGWWVFDGVAAPSQRPSWNYRKSSGGGLISDMHPHWRYIVEGMLGPIKRVAAMAWTGQTVRADESGDRFGVDVEDNAHTLLEMESGARGAILASWSTRVRRDDLVAFQIDGTGGSAVAGLRRCWKQPARDTPAIRGFLMGRDADTMNVNVDYREGWQEVQGSEPYKNPYRFGWEGFIRHVAAGEPFYADLAGGIRDVQLAEACQRSAAEGRWMEMPLLRRPGAPA encoded by the coding sequence ATGGCCACGCGTGAGATCGGCATCATCCTGCACGGCGCGACGGGCGGCATCGGCTCTTTCCAGCACCTGCGCAATTCGCTGGCGCCGATCCGGGCGGAGGGAGGCCTCCCCGCCGGCGGCGATACGATCATGCCGAAGCCGCTTCTGGCCGGCCGCAACGCGGAGCGCCTGGCGGCGGTCGCGGCGGAAAACGGCGGCCTCGACTGGACGACCGATCTGGACGCCGCGCTGCGCAATCCGGAATATCCTGTTTTCTTCGACGCGGCCGCGACCCATCTGCGGTTCGGCCTTCTCAAGCGGGCCATCGAGGCGGGAAAGCACATCTACGCCGAGAAGCCGGTGGCTCCCACGGCCGAGGACGGATTGGCGCTCCTGCGGGCTGCCGAGGCGAGGGGCCTCAAGCACGGTGCCGTCGAGGACAAGCTGTTCCTGCCGGGCTTCCGCAAGCTGCACCGGCTCGTGGACAGCGGTTTCTTCGGGCGCATTATCGGATTCCGCATCGAGTTCGGCTGGTGGGTGTTCGATGGTGTCGCGGCGCCGTCGCAGCGGCCGAGCTGGAATTACAGGAAATCCAGCGGCGGAGGGCTGATCTCGGACATGCACCCGCACTGGCGCTACATCGTCGAGGGAATGCTCGGGCCGATCAAGCGGGTCGCCGCCATGGCGTGGACCGGCCAGACGGTCCGGGCGGATGAGTCGGGGGATCGCTTCGGCGTCGACGTCGAGGACAATGCGCACACGCTGCTCGAGATGGAGAGCGGCGCCCGGGGCGCGATCCTTGCCTCCTGGTCCACGCGGGTGCGGCGCGACGACCTTGTCGCCTTTCAGATCGACGGGACCGGAGGTTCGGCCGTGGCCGGCCTGCGCCGGTGCTGGAAGCAGCCGGCGCGGGATACGCCCGCCATCCGCGGCTTCCTCATGGGCCGGGACGCCGATACCATGAACGTCAACGTGGACTACCGCGAGGGCTGGCAGGAGGTTCAGGGCTCTGAGCCTTACAAGAATCCCTACCGCTTCGGCTGGGAGGGCTTTATCCGGCATGTGGCGGCCGGCGAGCCCTTTTACGCGGATCTCGCAGGCGGGATTCGAGATGTCCAGCTCGCCGAGGCCTGCCAGCGCAGCGCCGCGGAGGGAAGATGGATGGAGATGCCGCTGTTGCGAAGGCCGGGAGCGCCGGCCTGA
- a CDS encoding protein-L-isoaspartate(D-aspartate) O-methyltransferase, with product MESPVKGSAAAHWGREEERFRRARQDMVENQLIARGIRDSRVIEAMRRVPRHLFVPDVFREEAYTDKALPIGYGQTISQPYMVAASLQALGLRGEEKVLEIGAGSGYVTALLAELSAKVRAIERVPELSRTARERLERAGYANFLLWTADGTYGWPEEAPFDAILAAASAVEPPQPWLDQLAPEGRLVMPLGGEEGQVLVRIERGRDGTFRRSQDLVPCVFVRLIGRYGWPEPGGK from the coding sequence ATGGAATCTCCAGTGAAAGGATCGGCCGCGGCACATTGGGGCCGCGAGGAGGAGCGGTTCCGCCGCGCGCGGCAGGACATGGTCGAGAACCAGCTCATCGCCCGCGGCATCCGCGATTCGCGCGTCATCGAGGCGATGCGGCGCGTGCCCCGGCATCTCTTCGTCCCCGACGTCTTCCGGGAGGAAGCCTATACCGACAAGGCCCTTCCCATCGGGTACGGCCAGACCATCTCTCAGCCTTACATGGTGGCCGCCAGCCTTCAGGCGCTTGGCCTCCGGGGGGAGGAGAAGGTGCTTGAGATCGGCGCGGGATCGGGGTACGTTACGGCCCTTCTGGCGGAGCTTTCCGCCAAGGTCCGGGCCATCGAGCGCGTGCCCGAGCTTTCCCGGACGGCGCGGGAGCGCCTCGAGCGGGCGGGATACGCGAACTTCCTCCTATGGACCGCCGACGGCACCTACGGCTGGCCCGAGGAGGCGCCCTTCGACGCCATCCTCGCCGCGGCCTCCGCGGTGGAGCCGCCCCAGCCCTGGCTGGACCAGCTGGCCCCGGAGGGGCGGCTGGTGATGCCGCTCGGCGGGGAGGAAGGGCAGGTCCTCGTCCGCATCGAGAGGGGGCGGGACGGCACCTTCCGCCGCTCCCAGGATCTCGTTCCATGCGTTTTTGTCCGCCTCATCGGGCGCTACGGCTGGCCCGAGCCGGGCGGGAAATAG
- the surE gene encoding 5'/3'-nucleotidase SurE encodes MVRILLSNDDGITSPGLRALHEAVRPLGKVTVVAPDREQSAAGHSLNLHRPLRVDLLEEGWYAVDGTPTDCINLALNGLFKDERPDIILSGINRGANLGDDITYSGTVAAAMEATLLGVRAAAFSIVYEPGRPMLYDLAAEFACKMASEMLRRRLMPGVLLNVNVPNVPREECSGVRVTRQGKRIYGDAIVEKIDPRGRAYYWIGGSGLKWVEEPDTDFDAIAHRAISVTPVRLDMTDHDTLRELEKWNLQ; translated from the coding sequence ATGGTCCGAATCCTTTTATCCAACGACGATGGCATCACGTCCCCGGGGCTGCGCGCGCTCCATGAGGCCGTCCGGCCCCTGGGGAAAGTGACGGTGGTGGCTCCCGACCGGGAGCAAAGCGCCGCCGGCCACTCTCTCAACCTCCACCGGCCCCTCCGGGTGGATCTCCTGGAGGAGGGGTGGTATGCCGTGGACGGCACCCCCACCGACTGCATCAACCTCGCGTTGAACGGCCTGTTCAAGGACGAGCGGCCGGACATCATCCTCTCGGGCATCAACCGGGGCGCGAATCTGGGCGACGACATCACCTACTCCGGCACGGTGGCTGCGGCCATGGAGGCCACCCTGCTGGGGGTGCGGGCGGCCGCCTTTTCGATCGTCTATGAGCCTGGCCGCCCGATGCTGTACGATTTGGCGGCGGAATTCGCCTGCAAGATGGCCTCCGAGATGCTCCGGCGGAGGCTCATGCCGGGGGTCCTCCTGAACGTGAACGTCCCGAACGTGCCGAGGGAGGAGTGCTCGGGGGTGCGGGTGACCCGCCAGGGAAAGCGGATTTACGGCGATGCCATTGTCGAAAAGATCGATCCGAGGGGCAGGGCGTATTATTGGATCGGGGGAAGCGGTCTGAAATGGGTGGAGGAACCCGACACGGATTTCGACGCCATCGCCCACCGGGCCATCTCGGTCACCCCCGTCCGGCTGGACATGACGGATCACGACACCTTGCGGGAACTCGAGAAATGGAATCTCCAGTGA
- a CDS encoding O-acetylhomoserine aminocarboxypropyltransferase/cysteine synthase: MGESNGNSAPQEPTRQFHFETQTLHAGQRPDPTTGARAVPIYQSTSFVFDSIQHAAGLFALQDYGYIYTRIGNPTNSAFEERMASLEGGVGALATASGQAAQFLVFFTLMEAGQEIVAASTLYGGTYTQFDVSFRRLGWNVKFVDPHNPDDLRRAITDNTRALYCETIGNPMSNVADLEVFAVIAHDAGIPLVVDNTFASPYLCRPMEWGADIVVHSATKFIGGHGTSIGGVIVDSGKFNWANGKFDSIVQPSRGYHGLNFHETFGELGFITKVRAEGLRDMGPCMSPFNAFLFLQGLETLPLRVQRHCDNAQKVAEFLAADKRVSFVNYPGLPGSPYKKLADKYLPNGKGSVFSFGVKGGYEAGVKLVESLQLHSHLANVGDAKSLIIHPASTTHSQLTEEDMKAGFITPDLIRISVGLENLDDILWDLDQALGAAAKAAV; this comes from the coding sequence ATGGGCGAGTCCAACGGCAATTCGGCCCCCCAGGAGCCGACACGGCAGTTCCACTTCGAAACCCAAACCCTGCATGCTGGGCAGCGCCCCGATCCCACGACCGGCGCCCGCGCGGTCCCCATCTACCAGTCCACTTCCTTCGTCTTCGACAGCATTCAGCACGCGGCGGGCCTGTTCGCCCTCCAGGACTACGGCTACATCTACACCCGCATCGGGAACCCCACGAACAGCGCCTTCGAGGAGCGCATGGCCTCCCTCGAGGGCGGCGTCGGCGCCCTCGCGACCGCCTCGGGCCAGGCCGCGCAGTTCCTCGTCTTCTTCACCCTGATGGAGGCCGGCCAGGAGATCGTCGCCGCGTCCACCCTCTACGGCGGCACCTACACCCAGTTCGACGTCTCCTTCCGCCGCCTCGGATGGAACGTGAAGTTCGTGGACCCGCACAATCCCGACGATCTCCGCCGGGCCATCACAGACAACACCCGGGCCCTCTACTGCGAAACCATCGGGAACCCCATGTCCAACGTGGCCGACCTGGAGGTCTTCGCCGTGATTGCCCACGACGCGGGAATCCCCCTCGTGGTCGACAACACCTTTGCCAGCCCCTACCTCTGCCGCCCTATGGAATGGGGGGCGGACATCGTCGTCCATTCCGCCACCAAGTTCATCGGCGGCCACGGGACGAGCATCGGCGGCGTCATCGTGGATTCGGGCAAATTCAATTGGGCGAACGGAAAGTTTGACAGCATCGTCCAGCCCTCCCGCGGCTACCACGGGCTGAACTTCCATGAGACCTTCGGTGAACTCGGCTTCATCACCAAGGTCCGTGCGGAGGGCCTCCGGGACATGGGCCCCTGCATGAGCCCCTTCAACGCCTTCCTCTTCCTTCAGGGGCTGGAGACGCTCCCGCTGCGCGTCCAGCGCCACTGCGACAACGCCCAGAAGGTGGCCGAGTTCCTGGCGGCCGACAAACGCGTGAGCTTTGTGAATTACCCCGGCCTCCCGGGCAGCCCATACAAGAAGCTGGCGGACAAGTACCTCCCCAACGGAAAGGGCTCCGTCTTCTCGTTCGGGGTGAAGGGCGGGTACGAGGCGGGGGTGAAGCTGGTCGAATCGCTTCAACTTCACAGCCATCTGGCCAACGTCGGGGACGCCAAGAGCCTCATCATCCATCCCGCCTCCACGACGCACTCTCAGTTGACCGAGGAAGACATGAAGGCCGGCTTCATCACGCCCGACCTCATCCGGATCTCGGTGGGTCTGGAGAACCTGGACGACATCCTGTGGGATCTGGACCAGGCTCTCGGCGCGGCGGCGAAGGCGGCGGTCTAG
- a CDS encoding CoA-binding protein, whose amino-acid sequence MPSHEFQDPRIIRNILRMRRIAMVGLSGNTIRPSYFVGYYLKRMGFEVIPVNPRYEEILGLRCHPSLSAIPQPPEVVDVFRKPEEIPEVVDEAIAVGAKALWLQFGVINEPEARRAREAGLSVVMDRCMKIEHGRWRGSLQWAGIRTGVITSRKEPLI is encoded by the coding sequence ATGCCGAGCCATGAATTCCAGGACCCCCGCATCATCCGGAACATCCTCCGGATGCGGCGGATCGCCATGGTAGGCCTTTCCGGCAACACCATCCGTCCCAGCTATTTCGTGGGGTACTACCTCAAGCGGATGGGCTTCGAGGTCATCCCAGTCAACCCGCGCTACGAGGAGATTCTGGGGCTGCGCTGCCACCCGAGCCTTTCCGCCATCCCTCAGCCCCCCGAGGTGGTGGACGTCTTCCGCAAGCCCGAGGAAATCCCCGAGGTTGTGGATGAGGCCATCGCCGTGGGCGCCAAGGCACTGTGGCTCCAGTTCGGCGTCATCAATGAGCCCGAGGCCCGGCGGGCGCGGGAGGCGGGCCTCAGCGTGGTCATGGACCGGTGCATGAAGATTGAGCACGGGCGCTGGCGGGGGAGTCTCCAGTGGGCCGGAATTCGCACGGGGGTGATCACATCGCGAAAAGAACCCCTGATCTGA
- a CDS encoding DinB family protein translates to MSLALTPEQQFDAAFASAFEDRKELFRFLGGVTEEQARWKPPEGEWSVLEGLEHVLLTDAFFQSAMLEALKEAGASGRWDNSVPGAFKMTLEALRRREQGHVDAPPPRSTPRDGPACER, encoded by the coding sequence TTGAGCCTGGCCCTGACGCCGGAGCAACAGTTCGACGCTGCCTTCGCCTCCGCGTTCGAGGACCGCAAGGAGCTCTTTCGTTTCCTGGGAGGCGTGACCGAGGAACAGGCGCGCTGGAAGCCGCCAGAGGGGGAATGGTCCGTTTTGGAGGGCCTGGAGCACGTCCTGCTCACCGACGCGTTCTTCCAGTCCGCCATGCTTGAGGCGCTCAAGGAGGCCGGCGCCTCCGGCCGGTGGGACAACTCCGTCCCCGGCGCGTTCAAGATGACGCTGGAGGCGCTCCGGCGGCGGGAGCAGGGGCACGTGGATGCCCCCCCCCCCCGCTCCACCCCAAGGGACGGACCGGCTTGCGAGCGATGA
- a CDS encoding DUF4340 domain-containing protein: MNPRKNLILLLVLAIAGGAYYLYDVKWASEKKEREELRLKVLKGIDAKNLMRVSVDRKDEPYQIIRTEKGWRFVKPVDAAVDEEAMERMLKVAAGMKEERRIPKAPDSAEFGLKEPYLKLTFGIKGQDDIVLSIGDLTPTKEFRYASVKDGGVFTLPLNDYSAFNYKVFSLRDRSIVNLDTEKIQKIVVEPQGKASFTLVRKAKDSWEMTSPVQDRADSVETEGIATTLRWEKVHSFVEEDPKDLAQYGLAPAGLVVQLYTEPKGKPAEGFLLGAPKKVEEEEKGKKVQKTYYYGRRLSGGPVFMVAEKVREDLPATPFKVRRKVMVDYDVDHVTRIRLEKPEETVDIRRLEKRKWEIALTPAGGKEAKLEGRHKHIDDVMWDIKWANAVEFVDEPGGDLSKYGLDGPKAIRRATVWLKPKKDGPEERKSFILGPLRDGKAYGRVEGEKRLFAFGGKDVEKIFKTGFYLSDRRLVRVDELKDVARIEASFPGGQSVAVRRAGEEWRMEKTAGKEPDQGRIGEFLGIVDEIESQGEAAPGGEADFKNFLARISVVDAKGKTWGPITFAGKGTREHLFVQVGEDPRILKVRRDLVEKKLPAKVDDWIKKPESAS; encoded by the coding sequence GTGAATCCGCGGAAAAATCTCATCCTATTGCTGGTTTTGGCGATCGCGGGCGGGGCCTACTACCTCTACGACGTGAAATGGGCCTCGGAGAAGAAGGAACGCGAGGAGCTCCGCCTGAAGGTGCTCAAGGGCATCGATGCGAAGAACCTGATGCGCGTTTCGGTGGACCGGAAGGACGAGCCCTACCAGATCATCCGGACGGAGAAGGGTTGGCGCTTCGTCAAGCCCGTGGACGCGGCCGTGGACGAGGAGGCGATGGAGCGCATGCTCAAGGTGGCCGCCGGGATGAAGGAGGAGAGGCGGATCCCCAAGGCCCCCGATTCCGCCGAGTTCGGCCTGAAGGAGCCCTACCTGAAGCTCACCTTCGGCATCAAGGGGCAGGACGACATCGTGCTGAGCATCGGGGACCTCACCCCCACCAAGGAATTCCGCTACGCCTCGGTCAAGGACGGCGGCGTCTTCACCCTGCCGCTGAACGATTACAGCGCCTTCAACTACAAGGTCTTCAGCCTCCGGGACCGGAGCATCGTCAATCTCGACACGGAAAAGATACAGAAGATCGTCGTCGAGCCCCAGGGCAAGGCCTCGTTCACGCTGGTCCGCAAGGCTAAGGACTCGTGGGAGATGACTTCTCCCGTCCAGGATCGCGCCGACTCCGTCGAGACCGAGGGCATCGCCACCACCCTGCGCTGGGAGAAGGTGCACAGCTTCGTCGAGGAGGACCCGAAGGACCTCGCCCAGTACGGGCTCGCACCGGCGGGCCTCGTGGTCCAGCTCTACACGGAGCCTAAGGGCAAGCCGGCCGAGGGTTTCCTCCTGGGCGCGCCCAAGAAGGTCGAGGAGGAAGAGAAGGGGAAGAAGGTCCAGAAGACCTACTACTACGGGCGCCGCCTCTCGGGCGGGCCGGTCTTCATGGTCGCCGAGAAGGTGCGCGAAGATCTCCCGGCCACGCCCTTCAAGGTCCGGCGCAAGGTGATGGTGGACTACGACGTGGACCACGTCACCCGGATCCGTCTCGAGAAGCCGGAGGAGACGGTGGACATCCGTAGGCTCGAAAAGAGGAAATGGGAGATCGCCCTCACTCCCGCCGGCGGGAAGGAAGCCAAGCTGGAGGGGCGCCACAAGCACATCGACGACGTGATGTGGGACATCAAGTGGGCGAACGCCGTGGAGTTCGTGGACGAGCCGGGCGGGGACCTTTCCAAATACGGGCTCGACGGCCCGAAAGCCATCCGCCGGGCGACGGTCTGGCTCAAGCCGAAGAAGGACGGCCCCGAGGAGCGGAAGAGCTTCATCCTGGGCCCCTTAAGGGATGGCAAGGCCTACGGCCGGGTGGAGGGCGAAAAGCGGCTCTTCGCGTTCGGCGGAAAGGATGTCGAGAAGATTTTCAAGACGGGCTTCTACCTGAGCGACCGGCGCCTGGTGCGGGTCGATGAGCTGAAGGATGTGGCGCGCATCGAGGCTTCGTTCCCGGGCGGGCAGTCGGTGGCGGTCCGCCGGGCGGGCGAGGAGTGGCGGATGGAGAAGACGGCCGGAAAGGAGCCGGACCAGGGCCGCATCGGCGAATTCCTCGGCATCGTGGACGAAATCGAGTCCCAGGGCGAGGCGGCTCCCGGCGGCGAGGCGGATTTCAAGAATTTCTTGGCGCGGATCAGCGTCGTGGACGCGAAGGGGAAGACCTGGGGGCCCATCACGTTCGCCGGGAAGGGCACGAGGGAGCATCTGTTCGTCCAGGTGGGGGAGGACCCCCGCATCCTGAAGGTGAGGCGGGATCTCGTCGAGAAGAAGCTCCCGGCGAAGGTGGATGATTGGATCAAGAAGCCGGAGAGCGCCTCGTAG